One genomic window of Fusarium keratoplasticum isolate Fu6.1 chromosome 3, whole genome shotgun sequence includes the following:
- a CDS encoding Glyco-hyd-65N-2 domain-containing protein, producing MDDADQDLALHYTSPASSWSEALPVGNGRLGAMIYGRTTTELLQINEDSVWYGGPQDRTPRDARRNLGKLRELIRAEKHHEAEALVREAFFATPTSMRHYEPLGNCTLEFNHREEDVCDFRRRLDLSTSQNTTEYTCRGVSYRRDVIASFPENVLAIRFEASEKTRFIVRLTRRSDVEWETNEFLDSIRAEDGRIVLHATPGGRNSNQLALVLGVSCDANDGNVEAIGNCLIVNATRCVIAIGAQTTYRVDDPEASALHDVDEALKRPWTELIERHRQDYTNLFGRMSLRMWPDASHLPTDERIKNNRDSGLVALYHNYGRYLFISSSRNSHKALPATLQGIWNPFFAPPWGSKYTININLQMNYWPAAQCNLLECAYPVMDLLERMAERGKKTAETMYGCRGWCAHHNTDIWGDTDPQDTWMPASLWPLGGVWVCIDVFNMLKYEYDSALHSRVAPVLEGCVEFLLDFLIPSACGKYLVTNPSLSPENTFLSESGEPGILCEGSVIDMTIVRIAFESFLLSADILNQDHPLRSQVQKALDKLPPLTINDDGLIQEWGLKDYKEHEPGHRHVSHLFGLYPGEYIDPITSPEMATAAKKVLERRAANGGGHTGWSRAWLLNLHARLFDAEGCGQHMDLLLGGSTLPNMLDNHPPFQIDGNFGGCAGILECLVQSRIRPEGVVEIRLFPAWPAAWSSGKVTKARLKAGWLVSVAWRDGSYPETLILEATEPETPDAHVIFPDGEGVLVTGGDPGPRHVQ from the coding sequence CTCATTAGAGCCGAGAAGCACcacgaggccgaggccctcGTGAGGGAGGCCTTTTTCGCCACGCCAACTAGCATGCGGCATTATGAACCATTGGGAAACTGCACTCTTGAATTTAACCATAGAGAGGAGGATGTCTGCGACTTTAGGCGACGTCTTGATCTGAGCACTTCTCAGAACACCACTGAGTACACGTGCCGAGGCGTTTCTTACCGACGGGATGTGATTGCCAGTTTTCCAGAAAATGTCTTGGCGATTCGATTCGAAGCTTCGGAAAAGACGCGCTTTATCGTGCGATTGACGCGAAGGAGCGATGTCGAGTGGGAGACCAACGAGTTTCTCGACAGTATTCGAGCTGAGGACGGTCGCATTGTTCTTCACGCTACGCCGGGCGGAAGAAACAGCAATCAATTGGCTCTCGTTCTTGGAGTTTCTTGCGATGCGAATGATGGGAACGTTGAAGCGATCGGCAATTGTTTGATCGTCAACGCGACTCGTTGCGTGATTGCCATCGGCGCGCAGACGACATACCGCGTCGACGACCCAGAAGCGTCAGCTCTCCacgatgtcgacgaggctctcAAGAGGCCTTGGACCGAATTGATCGAGCGCCATCGACAAGATTATACCAATCTTTTCGGCCGAATGTCGCTTCGAATGTGGCCAGACGCAAGCCATCTTCCGACCGATGAGAGAATAAAGAACAACCGAGACTCTGGGCTGGTGGCATTGTATCACAATTATGGCCGCtatctcttcatctcttcgAGCCGAAACTCGCACAAGGCCTTGCCCGCGACACTTCAAGGGATTTGGAACCCATTCTTCGCGCCGCCCTGGGGATCCAAgtacaccatcaacatcaacctccaGATGAACTATTGGCCAGCTGCACAGTGCAACCTGCTTGAATGTGCATACCCGGTCATGGATCTTCTAGAGAGAATGGCTGAGCGAGGCAAGAAAACGGCTGAGACAATGTACGGCTGTCGAGGCTGGTGCGCCCATCACAACACAGACATTTGGGGTGATACAGATCCCCAAGATACATGGATGCCTGCCAGTCTTTGGCCGTTGGGAGGTGTCTGGGTCTGCATTGATGTCTTCAATATGTTGAAGTATGAGTATGACTCTGCTCTACATAGCCGAGTCGCTCCAGTGCTTGAGGGTTGTGTCGAGTTTCTGCTCGACTTTCTCATTCCATCTGCGTGCGGCAAGTATCTTGTTACCAACCCTTCACTTTCACCAGAGAACACCTTTTTGTCGGAGTCTGGCGAGCCTGGAATTCTCTGTGAAGGATCTGTCATTGACATGACGATTGTTCGCATCGCGTTCGAGAGCTTCCTTCTCAGTGCGGACATTCTCAACCAAGATCATCCCCTCCGAAGCCAGGTTCAGAAAGCTCTTGACAAGCTACCGCCCCTAACTATCAATGACGACGGATTGATACAAGAATGGGGTTTAAAGGACTACAAAGAACATGAGCCCGGCCATCGTCATGTCTCTCATCTCTTCGGCCTCTACCCTGGAGAATACATCGATCCCATCACGTCGCCCGAAATGGCCACCGCCGCAAAGAAAGTGCTTGAACGGCGGGCCGCAAACGGAGGAGGTCACACTGGATGGAGTAGAGCCTGGTTATTGAACCTACATGCTCGCCTTTTCGACGCCGAAGGTTGTGGACAGCATATGGATCTGCTGTTGGGAGGTTCAACTCTACCCAACATGCTGGACAACCACCCTCCTTTCCAGATCGACGGTAACTTTGGGGGCTGCGCCGGCATTTTAGAATGTCTTGTACAATCTCGAATCAGGCCCGAGGGCGTGGTTGAGATTCGCCTCTTCCCAGCCTGGCCGGCTGCATGGTCATCTGGCAAGGTGACAAAAGCAAGGTTGAAAGCAGGCTGGCTCGTGTCCGTGGCGTGGCGCGACGGGTCCTACCCAGAGACATTGATCCTGGAAGCCACAGAGCCTGAAACCCCTGACGCCCATGTCATCTTCCCTGACGGTGAGGGAGTCCTTGTCACCGGAGGAGACCCAGGACCCCGTCACGTTCAatag